From the Anaerolineales bacterium genome, one window contains:
- the tatA gene encoding twin-arginine translocase TatA/TatE family subunit, protein MPRGAEWIIILVIVVLVFGVGRLGQLGKDLGEGIRSFRKGLAGDEEPKDEKDA, encoded by the coding sequence ATGCCGCGTGGTGCTGAATGGATCATTATCCTTGTGATTGTCGTCCTGGTGTTTGGGGTGGGGCGCCTGGGTCAATTGGGGAAAGACCTGGGTGAAGGCATCCGCTCTTTCCGCAAAGGATTGGCGGGCGATGAGGAACCCAAGGACGAAAAAGACGCTTAA
- a CDS encoding MFS transporter has product MSTRNDKEAAALQGIGFLPSMYFFTFLGLSAVIPYLALYLDSIGFNGSQIGVILSIVPFVSMFSTPFWSGLADASKRHKAVLVVAIASAILLYGITPLVGSFNWMVVAFVALALFSSHLLSLADSATMHMLGEFKERYGGIRFWGTAGWGIGGPLFGWLFNYTGLVWMFWFSSAILVLPLLLVRHLQFDVQQQKESFFNDLRGLIGDRRLLLFLFATFLAAAGQTAHGSYLSLLLNQLGQDGATLFGWAIPVAGLLGVALLLSMLSEVPIMVHSARLLNRLGTRGLLFISLLVSAGRNLLYAFTDQLWVLLLLQLLHGLTFALLWIAGVHFMARNAPKGLSATAQGLFNAALSGIGYGLGNLVWGIFIDQYGVQNMYGISGVIIMAGFGLVALLERRFQIS; this is encoded by the coding sequence GTGAGCACGCGCAACGATAAAGAAGCAGCTGCCCTGCAAGGCATCGGTTTTTTGCCCAGTATGTATTTCTTCACATTTCTGGGGTTGTCTGCGGTCATCCCATACCTGGCCCTGTACCTGGATTCGATTGGGTTTAACGGGTCTCAAATTGGCGTGATCCTGAGCATCGTCCCTTTTGTTAGCATGTTCTCCACACCCTTCTGGAGTGGGCTGGCGGATGCCAGCAAACGCCACAAAGCCGTGCTGGTTGTTGCCATCGCTTCGGCCATCTTGCTTTACGGCATCACTCCCCTGGTAGGTTCATTCAACTGGATGGTGGTGGCCTTTGTTGCTTTGGCCCTGTTCAGCTCCCACTTGCTCTCATTGGCCGATAGCGCCACCATGCATATGCTCGGTGAGTTCAAAGAGCGCTATGGGGGCATTCGCTTCTGGGGAACGGCAGGTTGGGGCATTGGCGGCCCGCTCTTTGGCTGGCTCTTCAATTACACCGGCTTGGTGTGGATGTTTTGGTTCTCCAGCGCCATTCTGGTGTTGCCGCTGCTGCTGGTCAGGCATCTGCAGTTTGACGTCCAGCAGCAAAAGGAAAGTTTCTTCAACGATTTGCGTGGGCTGATTGGCGACCGGCGCTTGTTGCTCTTCCTGTTTGCCACCTTCCTGGCCGCCGCCGGACAAACCGCCCACGGCAGTTATCTGTCCTTGTTGCTCAATCAACTAGGACAGGATGGCGCCACCCTGTTTGGCTGGGCCATCCCCGTGGCCGGCCTGCTGGGCGTGGCTTTGCTGTTGTCCATGCTCTCCGAAGTGCCCATCATGGTCCATTCGGCCCGGCTTTTAAACCGTCTGGGCACGCGTGGCCTGCTTTTCATCAGCCTGTTGGTCAGCGCCGGCCGCAACCTGCTGTATGCCTTTACCGATCAGCTGTGGGTGCTTCTGTTGCTGCAATTGCTGCATGGCCTGACCTTTGCCTTGTTATGGATCGCCGGCGTGCACTTCATGGCCCGCAATGCCCCCAAGGGCTTAAGCGCCACCGCACAAGGACTGTTCAACGCGGCGTTGTCCGGCATTGGTTATGGGTTGGGCAACCTGGTCTGGGGCATTTTCATTGACCAGTATGGCGTGCAGAACATGTATGGGATCAGTGGTGTGATCATCATGGCTGGGTTTGGTCTGGTGGCCCTGTTGGAACGCCGTTTTCAGATTTCTTAG
- a CDS encoding amino acid ABC transporter permease, which yields MILAKAASKETPLIVESLWDRFARFPWWLVAIILVLIGSAYFVATNESYQASLLFIVQGISITVQTTLYAYALALVIGLIMGLGRVSRNVVFSNVARFYVEVVRGIPMLVLIFYIAFVAVVDFAGFFGIAGRDVPMNVRAIIALAVTYGAFLAEIFRAGIQSIDRGQMEAARSLGMSYTKAMRYVILPQAIRNVLPALGNDFVAMLKDSSLVSVLAVRDITQVARLHAGSTFRFREAYTVLAVLYLSMTLVLSALVQWLERRLHAGRK from the coding sequence GTGATTTTGGCTAAAGCTGCATCAAAAGAGACTCCGCTGATTGTCGAAAGTCTTTGGGATCGGTTTGCCCGCTTCCCCTGGTGGCTGGTGGCAATCATTCTTGTGTTGATCGGGTCAGCCTATTTTGTTGCCACCAACGAAAGCTATCAAGCTTCACTGCTCTTTATTGTTCAGGGCATCAGTATCACCGTCCAAACCACTCTGTATGCTTATGCGTTGGCGCTGGTGATTGGCCTGATCATGGGCCTGGGTCGTGTTTCGCGTAACGTGGTTTTTAGCAACGTGGCGCGTTTTTATGTCGAAGTGGTGCGCGGCATTCCCATGCTGGTGCTGATCTTCTATATTGCGTTTGTAGCCGTGGTGGACTTTGCCGGGTTCTTCGGCATCGCCGGACGTGATGTGCCCATGAACGTGCGCGCCATTATTGCCCTGGCCGTGACCTACGGCGCTTTCCTGGCGGAGATCTTCCGGGCCGGCATCCAGTCCATCGACCGCGGCCAAATGGAGGCGGCTCGCTCACTGGGCATGAGCTACACCAAGGCGATGCGCTATGTGATCCTGCCGCAGGCTATCCGCAATGTGCTCCCAGCGTTGGGCAATGATTTTGTTGCCATGCTCAAAGACTCTTCACTGGTCTCTGTCCTGGCGGTGCGTGACATCACCCAGGTCGCCCGCTTGCATGCGGGTTCCACTTTCCGTTTCCGTGAAGCCTATACCGTATTGGCCGTACTCTATCTCAGCATGACACTAGTGCTTTCCGCCCTGGTGCAATGGCTGGAAAGGCGTTTGCATGCCGGTCGCAAGTAA
- a CDS encoding amino acid ABC transporter substrate-binding protein produces MKKLNVVFSLLVLGSLVLAACAGAPAAGDGPASGGSSTEGLPDLGGREVTIAIENAYLPFNYIDEVSGEAGGWDYAAWDEICARLNCVPVYVEAAWEGMIQAVADGQYDAAADGITITEDRAQIVDFSVGYVAIEQRLLVRVDEDRIESIDSIVNDESLVLGTQTGTTNYETALQYLPADRIQAFEQFPFAVQALIAGDVDAVIIDETAGQGYLGANAEDLKLVGPSMSSDELGFIFPKGSDLVAAVNAALQSMMADGKLNELNAIYFGANFNCEYTDTGIGCGG; encoded by the coding sequence ATGAAGAAGCTGAATGTAGTATTTTCCCTGCTTGTTCTCGGTAGCCTGGTTCTGGCTGCATGCGCTGGTGCTCCAGCAGCCGGCGATGGCCCCGCCAGCGGTGGCTCCAGCACCGAAGGGTTGCCTGATCTGGGTGGCCGCGAAGTGACGATTGCCATCGAGAACGCCTACCTGCCCTTCAATTACATTGACGAAGTCAGCGGCGAAGCCGGTGGCTGGGACTACGCGGCCTGGGACGAGATCTGCGCCCGCCTGAACTGCGTTCCGGTCTATGTGGAAGCCGCTTGGGAAGGCATGATCCAGGCTGTGGCCGATGGCCAGTATGACGCTGCTGCCGACGGCATCACTATTACCGAAGACCGCGCTCAGATCGTGGACTTCTCCGTTGGCTATGTAGCCATCGAGCAGCGCCTGCTGGTGCGTGTGGATGAGGATCGCATTGAGAGCATTGACAGCATCGTCAATGACGAGAGCCTCGTCCTGGGCACCCAGACCGGCACCACCAACTACGAAACCGCCCTGCAGTATCTGCCGGCCGACCGCATTCAGGCCTTTGAGCAATTCCCCTTTGCTGTTCAGGCTTTGATCGCGGGTGACGTGGACGCGGTGATCATCGACGAGACCGCTGGTCAGGGTTACCTTGGCGCCAACGCCGAGGACCTGAAGCTGGTTGGCCCCTCAATGTCCAGCGATGAGCTGGGCTTCATCTTCCCCAAGGGCAGCGACTTGGTGGCCGCAGTGAATGCGGCTTTGCAGTCCATGATGGCTGATGGCAAGCTGAATGAGCTGAACGCCATTTACTTTGGCGCCAACTTCAACTGCGAGTATACCGATACTGGTATCGGTTGCGGCGGCTAG
- a CDS encoding S1 RNA-binding domain-containing protein → MTDTSTQLTKKDRISGKVVKTTLAGAVVDIGSGKLGVVPISQLRKEPVRKVEEVLKEGDQVEVWVRRINADNGHIELTMIEPLAMEWRELKKDMILTGKVSKMEKFGAFVDLGAERPGLLHVSEMSHDYVRRPEDVVKVGDEIEVKVLGVDRRKKQIKLSIKALNPEPVIEEEPEQEPQKPAPTAMEVALRKAMALSEERSDAPQSVATKKSPSPVMDDILSRTLENRRQ, encoded by the coding sequence ATGACGGACACCTCAACTCAACTCACGAAAAAAGATCGCATCAGCGGCAAGGTGGTGAAGACCACCCTGGCTGGGGCTGTGGTGGACATTGGCAGTGGCAAGCTGGGCGTGGTGCCGATTTCCCAGTTGCGCAAGGAACCCGTGCGCAAAGTGGAAGAAGTGCTAAAAGAAGGCGACCAGGTGGAAGTCTGGGTGCGCCGGATTAATGCCGACAACGGCCATATCGAATTGACCATGATCGAGCCCCTGGCGATGGAATGGCGCGAGCTGAAGAAGGACATGATCCTGACTGGCAAAGTCTCCAAGATGGAGAAGTTTGGCGCCTTTGTGGATCTGGGAGCGGAGCGCCCTGGCCTGCTGCACGTCAGCGAGATGTCGCATGATTATGTGCGCCGCCCGGAAGATGTGGTCAAAGTGGGCGATGAAATTGAAGTCAAAGTCCTGGGTGTGGATCGTCGCAAGAAGCAGATCAAGTTGAGCATCAAAGCCCTCAATCCGGAACCCGTGATCGAAGAAGAGCCGGAACAAGAGCCGCAGAAGCCCGCGCCGACGGCCATGGAAGTAGCCCTGCGCAAGGCGATGGCGCTCAGCGAAGAGCGTAGCGATGCGCCGCAGTCCGTGGCCACCAAAAAATCCCCATCGCCCGTAATGGACGACATCCTCAGCCGCACCTTAGAAAATCGCCGTCAATAG
- a CDS encoding amino acid ABC transporter ATP-binding protein, producing MPVASKPIIEIKSLHKTFGKDIHALRGVDLSVERGKVVVIVGPSGSGKSTLLRCINHLEVETHGEVWVDGKRLNEKNKDINEIRAEIGMVFQLFNLFPHLTVMENIMLAQRVVRGRSKAEAEEVAKKQLERVGISEKAHSFPAQLSGGQQQRVAIARALAMNPKIMLFDEPTSALDPEMIKEVLDVMLDLAKDGMTMIVVTHEMGFARAAADQVIFMDQGLVVEQGTPQQVFNNPIQDRTKLFLSQILQH from the coding sequence ATGCCGGTCGCAAGTAAGCCCATCATTGAAATCAAAAGTCTGCATAAGACCTTTGGCAAGGATATTCACGCCTTGCGCGGCGTGGACCTCTCCGTGGAGCGCGGCAAAGTGGTCGTGATCGTCGGCCCCAGCGGCTCCGGGAAGAGCACGCTGCTGCGCTGCATCAACCACTTGGAAGTAGAGACGCATGGTGAGGTCTGGGTGGATGGCAAGCGCTTGAACGAAAAGAACAAAGACATCAATGAGATCCGTGCCGAAATTGGCATGGTCTTTCAGTTGTTTAATTTGTTCCCGCACCTCACCGTCATGGAGAACATCATGCTGGCTCAGCGCGTGGTGCGCGGCCGCAGCAAAGCCGAGGCGGAAGAGGTTGCCAAGAAGCAATTGGAACGCGTGGGCATTTCTGAGAAAGCGCACTCCTTCCCGGCTCAACTCTCAGGCGGCCAGCAGCAGCGCGTGGCCATCGCCCGCGCCCTGGCGATGAACCCCAAGATCATGCTCTTTGACGAGCCGACCAGCGCGCTGGATCCGGAAATGATCAAAGAAGTGCTGGATGTGATGCTGGATCTGGCCAAGGACGGGATGACCATGATCGTGGTCACGCATGAGATGGGCTTTGCACGCGCCGCCGCTGATCAGGTAATTTTTATGGACCAGGGCTTGGTCGTGGAGCAGGGTACCCCACAACAAGTTTTTAACAACCCCATCCAGGACCGCACCAAGCTGTTCCTTTCGCAGATCCTGCAGCATTGA